One window from the genome of Salvia splendens isolate huo1 chromosome 9, SspV2, whole genome shotgun sequence encodes:
- the LOC121746771 gene encoding MYB-like transcription factor 4 — protein sequence MGRSPCCEKAHTNKGAWTKEEDDRLIAYIRAHGEGCWRSLPKAAGLLRCGKSCRLRWINYLRPDLKRGNFTDDEDDLIIKLHSLLGNKWSLIAGRLPGRTDNEIKNYWNTHIRRKLLSRGIDPATHRAMNEPACVAAAETKTISFSAKEEVVVRERERSPAVVKREKCPDLNLELRISPPNQREGGGGTLCFGCSTGIHKSKDCSCGGDDNNININININGSSSYSGYDFLGMKAGVLDYRSLEMK from the exons atgggaAGATCTCCCTGCTGTGAGAAAGCTCACACTAACAAAGGCGCATGGACAAAGGAGGAAGACGACCGCCTCATCGCCTACATCCGGGCCCACGGCGAGGGCTGCTGGCGCTCCCTCCCCAAAGCCGCTGGCCTCCTCCGCTGCGGCAAGAGCTGCCGCCTCCGCTGGATCAACTACCTCCGCCCCGACCTCAAGCGCGGTAACTTCACCGACGACGAAGATGATCTCATCATCAAACTCCACAGCCTTCTTGGCAACAA GTGGTCGTTGATAGCGGGAAGATTGCCGGGAAGGACAGACAACGAGATCAAGAACTACTGGAACACGCACATACGAAGGAAGCTTCTGAGCCGGGGGATCGACCCGGCGACGCACCGGGCGATGAATGAGCCGGCGTGcgtggcggcggcggagacgAAGACAATCTCGTTCTCGGCgaaggaggaggtggtggtgagagagagggagagaagccCGGCGGTGGTGAAGAGGGAGAAATGCCCGGATTTGAATCTTGAGCTGAGAATCAGCCCGCCGAATCAGAGGGAGGGGGGCGGTGGTACGTTGTGCTTCGGGTGTAGTACGGGAATCCACAAGAGCAAAGATTGCAGCTGCGGTggtgatgataataatattaatattaatattaatattaatggaAGCAGCAGTTATTCTGGCTATGATTTTCTGGGCATGAAAGCTGGAGTTTTGGATTATAGAAGTTTGGAGATGAAATGA